The following proteins come from a genomic window of Lolium rigidum isolate FL_2022 chromosome 5, APGP_CSIRO_Lrig_0.1, whole genome shotgun sequence:
- the LOC124652097 gene encoding probable L-type lectin-domain containing receptor kinase S.7: MARPPRPPPLYLLAVVFFLLPVQPPPAADAATAVAFSFPSFSLRNLTLLGGASLRSASVTLPPPSSHALFPLPLPFPRNASFSTTFLFASPASARPASRLSFLLLPDPLAAAAEAPPTNRSLPPPLEVSFDAPKNRVYASSAGDRVAANSTGAVDLRNGNEVASWVVYDARRARLEVFLGHASLRPPAPALVVPNSTGLAARFADFMFVGFQVSSSSSDNNGSSVDGGGFAIHSWSFQTSGLPAANLASRPSHNVSDSSVRRGPAASDRAAGPASDVRRRRLALGLGIPLPILFLGAVVVFAAMSLRKRRARAAGLNDGGARAKAAGQPREFMYQDLFAATKGFDPSLVVGSGGFGTVYRAVCPRSGVTYAVKRSKQSRESRSEFTAELTIIADLKHPNLVQLRGWCAEKDELLLVYEFMSNGSLDMALHPVSDSGVHRYPTLSWARRYNVAVGIASAVAYLHEEHEQQVIHRDIKCSNILLDSQFNPRLGDFGLARLKDPNNSPRSTLAAGTVGYLAPEYLQMGRATEKSDVYSYGVVLLEICTRRRPIEREAPGSMNMLNVVDWVWNLHSKGKLLDAVDSTLDGEYDTEQMMRLLLLGLSCVNPFSEERPVMRTVLDILEGRSEPLPVPKKKPLLVFVSNAPIDFEGIVSECNQSTVSSDLFELKIDIN, translated from the coding sequence atggcTCGACCACCGAGGCCTCCTCCCCTCTAcctcctcgccgtcgtcttcttcctcctccccgtccagccaccgcccgccgccgacgccgccaccgccgtcgccttCTCCTTCCCGTCCTTCTCCCTCCGCAACCTCACCCTCCTCGgcggggcctcgctccgctccgcCTCGGTAACCctcccgccgccctcctcccacGCCCTCTTCccgctccctctccccttcccccgcAACGCCTCCTTCTCCACCACCTTCCTCTTCGCCTCCCCCGCCTCCGCGCGCCCCGCCTCCCGCCTCTCCTTCCTGCTCCTCCCCgacccgctcgccgccgccgccgaggccccCCCCACCAACCGCTCCCTCCCGCCTCCACTCGAGGTGTCCTTCGACGCGCCGAAGAACCGCGTCTACGCGTCCTCCGCGGGCGACCGCGTCGCCGCGAACTCCACCGGGGCCGTGGACCTGCGGAACGGCAACGAGGTCGCCTCCTGGGTCGtctacgacgcgcgccgcgcccgcctcgaggtgttcctcggccacgCCAGCCTGcgcccgcccgcgcccgcgcTCGTCGTGCCCAACTCCACGGGCCTCGCTGCGCGCTTCGCGGACTTCATGTTCGTCGGCTTCcaggtctcctcctcctcgtcagacaacaacgggagcagcgtcgacggcggcggcttcgCCATCCACAGCTGGAGTTTCCAGACCAGCGGGCTGCCCGCGGCCAACCTCGCGTCCAGACCCTCCCACAACGTGTCCGACAGCAGCGTTCGCAGAGGCCCCGCCGCGTCGGACCGTGCCGCTGGCCCCGCGTCGGATGTGCGCCGCAGAAGGCTCGCGCTGGGGCTCGGCATCCCGCTGCCAATCCTGTTCCTCGGCGCAGTCGTGGTGTTCGCGGCAATGTCTCTGAGGAAGCGGAGGGCTCGCGCCGCAGGGCTCAACGACGGCGGCGCCAGAGCGAAGGCGGCGGGCCAGCCGAGGGAGTTCATGTACCAGGACCTCTTCGCGGCGACCAAGGGGTTCGACCCTTCTCTGGTGGTCGGCAGCGGCGGTTTCGGCACCGTGTACAGGGCGGTGTGCCCGCGCTCCGGGGTCACGTACGCGGTCAAGCGCTCCAAGCAGTCCAGGGAGAGCCGCAGCGAGTTCACCGCCGAGCTCACCATAATCGCCGACCTGAAGCACCCCAACCTGGTGCAGCTGCGAGGCTGGTGCGCCGAGAAGGACGAGCTGCTGCTCGTGTACGAGTTCATGTCGAACGGCAGCCTGGACATGGCTCTCCACCCTGTATCAGACTCAGGCGTCCACCGCTACCCCACCCTCAGCTGGGCTCGGCGCTACAACGTGGCCGTCGGCATTGCCTCTGCGGTTGCGTACCTGCATGAAGAGCATGAGCAGCAGGTCATCCACAGGGATATCAAGTGCAGCAACATACTTCTGGATTCGCAGTTCAATCCCAGGCTGGGGGACTTTGGGCTTGCGAGGTTGAAGGATCCTAACAATAGCCCTCGGTCAACCTTGGCGGCAGGGACTGTTGGTTACCTTGCCCCTGAGTACCTCCAGATGGGGAGAGCCACGGAGAAGAGCGATGTCTACAGCTATGGGGTTGTGCTGCTGGAGATCTGCACAAGAAGGCGGCCAATCGAGCGAGAGGCGCCGGGCAGTATGAACATGCTGAATGTTGTCGACTGGGTTTGGAATCTGCACTCCAAAGGCAAGCTTCTGGATGCTGTCGACAGCACCCTGGATGGGGAGTATGACACAGAGCAAATGATGAGGCTGCTTCTTCTAGGTTTGAGCTGTGTGAACCCGTTTTCAGAAGAGAGGCCTGTCATGAGGACTGTTCTAGATATACTGGAGGGCAGGAGTGAGCCACTGCCTGTTCCCAAAAAGAAGCCGCTGCTTGTTTTTGTTTCAAATGCACCTATTGATTTTGAAGGGATAGTTTCTGAGTGCAACCAGAGTACAGTTTCAAGTGATCTCTTTGAGCTCAAGATCGATATAAACTAG